A single genomic interval of Plodia interpunctella isolate USDA-ARS_2022_Savannah chromosome 16, ilPloInte3.2, whole genome shotgun sequence harbors:
- the LOC128676723 gene encoding pancreatic triacylglycerol lipase-like: MLNSISILFGISLVLATTTGDQVSEDLPNGQVHRYFLYNRKIYGEEISYDPQDSGNSGLIEDLPTVIIIHGHRDSYNGSFTQYLTNELVANENINVIALDWSEIASMPYSFAQNSVLRIGDYLAAFIANHGINLATTHLIGLDLGAHIAGVSGRRHFGRIARITGLSPTTNVVKLTSTDARYVEVIHTGAACRHGLTDKLGHADFYPNGGGFQPGCWTCDCHRNRSWLYFLVSIKTTMFNANCCNSMLEKDEDICRGTFLPLGTTRLAKTPCVSGIYRINTREDFPF, translated from the exons atgttgaacagtatttcaatattattcgGAATTTCCTTAG TTTTAGCTACCACCACCGGTGACCAGGTCTCAGAGGACCTTCCAAATGGCCAAGTACATCGGTACTTCTTGTACAACAG gaagATATACGGAGAAGAGATTAGTTATGACCCACAGGATAGTGGGAACAGTGGCCTTATAGAGGATCTTCCTACGGTGATAATAATACATGGACATAGAGACAGCTACAACGGATCTTTTACCCAGTATCTTACAAATG aacTTGTAgcgaatgaaaatattaacgtGATAGCATTGGATTGGTCAGAAATCGCCTCGATGCCGTACTCATTTGCCCAAAACTCAGTATTGCGTATCGGCGACTACTTAGCAGCATTCATCGCCAATCATGGAATCAACTTGGCAACAACACACTTGATTGGACTCGATTTGGGAGCACATATAGCTGGTGTCTCTGGTAGAAGACATTTTGGAAGGATTGCTAGAATTACag GTCTTAGTCCAACCACCAACGTCGTCAAGCTAACCAGTACCGACGCACGTTACGTGGAGGTGATCCATACAGGTGCAGCGTGCCGTCATGGTCTTACTGACAAGCTGGGTCATGCGGACTTCTACCCCAACGGTGGGGGGTTCCAGCCAGGGTGCTGGACTTGTGACTGCCACCGCAACAGATCTTGGTTATACTTCCTTGTATCAATAAAGACGACTATGTTCAATGCTAATTGCTGTAATTCAATGTTGGAAAAGGACGAAGATATTTGCAGAGGCACTTTCCTTCCATTAGGTACTACTAGGCTTGCAAAGACAcc atgtGTATCTGGAATTTATCGAATAAACACACGCGAAGATTTCCCGTTCTAA